CTTATCACCGTCAAAATCTTTTCTCCTCctcgcttatatatatatatatatatatatatatatatatatatgtatatgtatatatatatatcccactTTCAAATATTCTCATTCATCTTTccatttttctcattttcatgtgAATCGACTAATGCGGTGAACCAATATAGTTATatgtatttttaatttaaaaattatattataatattcctatagtatattataatattttcatatttttttataactGTAACTACTATAGTGTTTTTACACTATATTACTATATTTAATGTTTTCTTAGTATTGTtgaaaacataatatttttacgacatattttttgatattattgaaaatatatgTTACAGTGTGAAAATATTACAATTAGATTGATTCACTCAATGGATTAGttcataagaaaataaaaaaatatgattaagtGACCTGACTTATTTCAAATATTAGGCAAAACAATAACGCTATTAATGAATTCTAAAAATGATGgatatcttaaaaaatatttttaaaatatatatatacatgaaaaagTCTATAAATTTGAATTTCCCGTAAAACGTCATTGATCATATAAAAAGGATTATTTTATCTTTATCATTGTCCTTAGGTTTTTACCGGATCTATGAGCATCGTTATCATGGGCGCTCATGTCGATGTTAAGTATTTTAACTAGAGTTATTTATGTATGAAGACGTAAACGATCGATAAAGGGTCATCAACAAGATGAAAGATGATGATCGATAAGATAGGATGATCATTTTATTCTGAGATAAAAAAAGGTGACCCACAGGATTTGGATttgtgcctatatatatatatatatatatatatatatatatatatatatatatatatatatataaaagacatAAATCTAAAGTCAGATCCCATATCCTTTAAAGGATATGGCAAGCTCACATGGTTGTTAGCGTAAAAGAAAGTGCACAGCAACGTCTGACTTCCACTAATCAATCTAACTTAAAAAGGAAGTGCTTCCTGATAGAGACAGATGAACGGTAGGGAAAAGATCTAAGTATGCGATCAGAGAACTATACCAGATAGCGATGGCACAGCTTTATGCTGTGCACTGACAGTCCGTCCACAATGGCACAGCATCCGTCGGAGAGAATGCGTCGACTGCAACGCCATGCATGAAGCACTCTCTAATGGCGTTCTGCCCCAGCTGCGTCTCTGGTCTATCCCTGGAGCACCCAGGGATAACCCTAACGATAGCGAGGCCGCCGCTGCCATTAGAAAGCCTGTTGGTTATGGCATTTGTGCATGCAGGCGAACCGTACACAGAGATAGGGTTGGTGTGGCGGCCATGGCGGTGGTGGGACTGGGGAAAGCTTGCTTCCATGGTGGTCGAGGGCACGATGCGGCCCGTCGGTTAAAGGTGTCAAATCCGGGTTGTAGATTTCTCTGTCGGAGACCGAGTGGACACCGAGTCAAACCGGGTGGCCGTCGGGGCCCAGCCGCATATGACCGCATCCCCGGATTCCCCGCCGAGCCTCACGTTCCCCGGCCCCGCCCCCACCTCCAGCCTCTGCTGTGGCGGTACGGCCTTCTCGTTGATGGTGATGCCTCGCCCTCCTCCGTAAcctacagtatatatatataacccatGGAAGTCTTTGTACTAAACCACTGATACATATGTCGGTGATAGCTTTAGGAAGATAAAGAGGCATGGAGATAGATGGGAAGGTTTGCCGACGATCTGCCTGCTCTCGTCCTCGCATGAAACGAAGATGCATTCTTCTTTGTTCAGAGACATCAGATAGACGATAATGGACGCACGAGAACAGTGAATGAGGTTTTGGTTTTATGCCTTTGTATGATCAAACGTAGCTAATAAAGCGAGAAATTAAGCTACCTAATGATCTGTCTGCGTATGCCTTTTTACATGGAGTGATTTGCTTGTGGTTATTACGTTCAGAAACATCAAGCATGGACATGTGCGATCTTTGGCAATGATGCTGTCTGCATTCATGTCCCTTTCCGATGAAGACGCATTTGGCTGTTTGCAAGCTATTGCAAGTCCTTTTTTGCTTGTTTGTAAGTTATTACAGTATATTGTATTTCCTACTAAATCCATATGCACTGTAAGTGAACTTCTGATATGACATATcgcatgtcatacttgagattggATTGCAAGTTAAAACACAGATTTTGGTTCTCTTCCTCAATCACAGTctcatatattttctttctttgagCACCCCATCTCCGACAAAACAGGTAGGCATCTAAGCAATTGCATCTGCTGCTATCTGCAATCTTACAGTTGTAGGCATGCAATTTAAATCCATGTCATTCTTGGACTGCTCATTGGGAACCATTTAGCCGAATCCAATCACACCAACCAAAATGCCTATCAAGGTTTATGTCTTTCACCTCTCATAGATTTCAGTGCCGATGATGAGAGGCCATACCACCTCAAAAGTGTTGCGAAGTGATTCCATCTATCTAAATAGCATTTTGCTATCAAGAATCAAATGTTCTATGAATGTTTTACCCAAGTCATTCATGGAGTCATACCTGCAATGGCTTCTGAGATATGAATCAAAATCTGAAGAGGTAGAAGCTTTTCATTTATGTATGtgcttttaatatatatatatatctaaaaaaCATTGTGCTATATGTGTTTGTGCATCCTCCTTTCCTCCAAATATATGCTCTAATTTGCAATGTAAATCAAATACTCATTACTCATTTCTTAAATCCATAAAATATGTCAAACACTTGATTTCTAAAGCTTCTCGATAAATCATTCTATAAAGATAACAAGTTTCACAATTACATATATTCCAGACACTATAAAAGGATCTGGAAATCAATTTTAGTTTATTTTCCTATACTTGCAATCCATCTCCTTCATTAGAATAGATGATGTGAATAAAGCCACAGACTAGAATGAAATCTTCTATCAGTGAGAAAATAGAGTATCATATATCTAAAATTTAAGAACAGCATGAATGAACTATAAaacatatttttctcatttgaacACACCACATCATCATCTTTGTAACACAGTGATTTGCCTAACAAGCATTCATTAGGATCCAAATCACACATGAATTGAATTTCTAACAATCAACAACACATTATAGATTGTGCTATAATCTCATCCTTTCTTTCAGCATTAGTTGCCACAGCATGCGACAGACAGATTGCAGTTCCCAAAATTCAGCAACTTCATATTTGTAGTCTGACTTCTGTGGATGATCTAAATGATTCTTACTTGGTCCTTCAACCTTTTTTCTACCTTGAGATTACTATGCTTCCTCTAAAATTCTTTCAAGTTACAATTTATCATTCTTTTCCATTGTGAGATCAATTACTTTCATAAAGAGCTGTTGTTTGTGTTCTTCTTAATCAATTGAGTTCTTTTCATTTGATATGCAGcatgcagtatatatatataaagtgattgaGTACAACCAAAAAACTAAGGTTACAAGCTATCTCTACTAACCTTTCAGCAAAATGAAACTACTGAAGCAAATTACATCTGAATAAATGTTAAACATGTGTTTATGCATGAATAGAATTCAAAAGTTTAGGTTCATCAAGTCATTACtgatagctatatatatatatatatatatatatatatatatatagagagagagagagagagagagagagagagagagagagaagtagatTGACTCTGTTGAATCTCTCAACGATATGGGAGTGGTCTCGATCCAATTTCCGTAGCTCATACACAATGCTGCCGTCATCGGTTAGCAGATGTTGAATGATCTGCTTATCGTCAAGGGAATTAGAAGGTCTGGAAAAGGGCAATAAGCCAAACCCTGTGAATAATGTTCTTTAATATATAGGACAAGTTGATAATAGTAAGGAAAAGGACTGTTAGATTTCGCTAGATCTAACCTTCTTGTTAGCTATCAACATCATCTCTATTCTATAAGCAatgaatacacacacacactatcCATTGTCTAGGATGAACTTCCAACCACCCCAAGCAATTTTATACGTATAGCTTACCATATGACATACTGCTACAAGATCTCAGTAGATCTCATGGCAGGTGCAGAATCAAGTAAAGAAGAGAAATGGAAGAAGCATATGCATATGTCTCCTGAACCAAATCTTGCTTCCAGACATGTCCTGTAGGCATAAAAAGACCCTCTTCAAACGGCAGACATGTTTGATCTATTGAGCTTTAGGGAATTGTTTGAGCTTATTAATCATGGCTTCTGTCCCACAACAGTTGAAGGTCTGCTTCTGTTCCGAAGAAACCGCTACACTGCAACATTAGAGTTCCACACCATCCTGGAAACAAACAATCCATGGGGAAGACAGGAGGTGAACCCTAATGGAAGGAAGGGATTCATCAGAGTGAGAATCATAATAAGCCAAGATAATTCAAAGGAAAGCTCTGGATAAAGAACACCAAACTTAGTTAGCACCTTCCTGGACACAAGATACAAGACTTTCCCGATCAACCTGTCCTGGGAAAGCATGTCAATGATTCATACATCATGAATGTTCGGAAGATCAAAGTAGTAGATGATCGGACATTGATTATGCAGGGCAATATGTACTTCAATACACATTCGGCATTCTTTTCTTTGCTCCGTTTAGGGTAAGCTCTACAAGAAAGGTCAGCCAGGAGCGGCTTTCTACCATTTCTTTCTCTCTCATGATCTTTTTCTCGTGAGGCAGCTGCCTCACGTCTCCTAAACTAATCCGGTGGTGATTGGCTCATGAGTTCTCTCTCCGACAGGGAGGTGTGAGAGTTAGGGGATATTAATGATGAGAATGGCGTCAAATACGTAGAAGGTGATGGGTGAGGATTATTTAAAGTATATATTCCTTTCCAACCCGCAGTCGAAGTCTGGACAAGACTAGACGTGCAGTGGTGTTCCTCCTCTTGCTCCACTCCATCATTGAAgaataagaatacaaaatctactCAGTGTCGCGTACCCCACAAAGATTGGAGATCGAGCTTTTTTTTCCCCTTACTAGAGGCACAGTTTGGACTATGATATTCTGGGggtaagaagaggaaaagaacggGGGATTCAATCTAAAAGATTGGTTCCACCGAGGCTTACTGTTGTTCTTGTGATAGGGGCCATCACAGGATGAAGTGAAGAGAAAGATCTGTAACATCAAAGCAGCTCCGGAAAGCAAGAAAGGTGAAGATGGTTGACAAAGGTAGGAGTTGTTGCAATGCAAGCAACAACTGAGGTGGCAATGATCATAtatattactaaaaaaagatagaGTAACTTGTCAAGAAAGGACCAGGCAAGACTAAGCTGGTAATGATAGTTACAGAAAGGAGAGATGAGTtctctggagagagagagagagagaggggaggaagaagaggtagtACAGGACGGAGAGAGAGACGAAGAAGAAGGAGGCGAACTACTACAGTCTGCTTTTATCGCTGCCAAACTAAGGAAAGTGAGTGGGCGGGGGTGAGTCAGAGGGGGGGAAGGGGGGAGGGGGGATGGGAAAACGCACGTGTGGGAGGATCTGGCTTAAACCAGTAGGGGACCATTGATTTCTCTCGTGATCGACCAGAGCTCCAACCATCCACAATTCCATGAAAGAAAAAGATATGCTCTTGTTGCACTTGAGATCCAGGATGACAACCGGTATTGGATCCACGAGGAACGTGATGACATCTGAAAGAACACACATGATTGATGGTGGCTGCATTAGTTCTTTGAAGAGGATGAAGGGAATGGAAATGCGAGGAAGAAAGAGATGAGAAAGGGAAGGAAGGATACACAGTGTAGAAGCAGAGCTGATCAACGCATTGCacctctcagagagagagagatggacatCAGAACAATAATTATTCGAAGATATATGTAATCTTTGTTAAAGCAGATGAGGACTGACGCCCCCATACAGACTCTTCCGAACGCCAACACAGTGATCTGCTAACCATGTCTAGTCGACCAAATGAATGTTATCTCTTGAGAGCGAATACAAGAAAAAGGAGTAAAGAGATGGCGACCAATTAAAATCGACAGTCTTCACATTCAATACGAAGAAGTTTGAGAGACACAGAGTTGtcatctcttccttctctttttcctGAATCCTTCGTTCCTCACTGATAGCGGCAAAGTGGGGAGACTCTTATCACACCgaccaagaaaaatagaagagaGATGGAGGCtgggagagacagagagagcctCGGAAACTCAGGAACTAGAGGAGCCCCTGGGCGGAGGGCCAGATCCCTCACCGGCCCCAGAACCACAGCTCCCGCCGCTGAGAGCAGTGGAAGAGGAAGACTCACCTGCCGGATGGGGTTGGCCGGCGGCGGGGGGCACGCGCTTCCGCTTCTTCTTCTCGTAGGGGATGCCGCGGGCCTTGGCCTGGCTCTCGCGGACGTCGCGGAGGTAGATGCGGACGGCGCGGGCGGCGAAGGGGTTGGTCTCGGGGGTGCCGCCGGATTCCTCGTAGGCGGCGCGGAGGCGGCCGATGAGGGCGTCGAGGGAGCCCCAGGCCTGGCGCAGGGGGCAGGCGCAGGGCCCCGGCGGGCTGGGATGCCCGTAGAAGGCGCACCCGGGCGCGTGCACCTTGGTCTTCCCGAACTGGTCCAGGTAGCGCAGGAACTCGATCACGTGAGCCCCGCTGCAGCGCGCCAGCGCCAGCGGCGGCTTGTGGTTCCGCAGGTACTGCAGGAAGGTGTTCCAGTCCCGCCGCTTCTGCGACTCGTACCTGCTCGGCGTCGTCGCCGCCCGCGGCGGCCCCGCATCTCCTAAGCCGCCACTTGACGACCGCTCCCCCCCCACCCCCGCGGATGGGCCTGCGCTCGCCGAGTCCATGCACCTGCTTCCGCTGCTAACCACTCCTCTTACGTCGTCTCTtccccaccctctctctctctctcgctccgcACTTTAGATAGAGTGAAGTGAGAGAAGACGACGGagcggggaagagagagagaggagatgtgGTTTTGGAAGGACATCAAGGGAGAACGAGATAGCGAGAAGAGGAGCGGGATGATTCACGTGGTGGCCCCCCGTCTTTGGACGTCACTTTTGGACCTCTCTACCATAGGAAGGAGGAGGCGGTGAAGCGAGTCTCTATGCGCACGATTTGGTCGCACAAGTGGGTTTATTTGGTGTTCAATCCCAGTCTAATAAGAATCGGACCCGTCGTTAACGGGTTCGATTCGGTTTGATTTGGATCCCAATGCGGATCCTGTTAAGGAAATAATGATATATTCCAGACTTTATTCTAATACGCTACATAATTTTCCATGTCTCTTTGATTAACTTAAAGACATATATGAACTAAATAACACGCCTCGTATATTGGTCATTCCTACGCTCATGTAAAAGCCCAAATACTTGTTGATTGGTTTGAATCAATTGGCAAATGGATCGCCATCCGCTGCTGTCCCCTTCGCATTCCCTTTCCCGCTTTCTTTTCGGAAGAACCCATCAACATCTTTTTCATAAAAGCATCCGTGGATGAGAGGTTTAGGCATCATCTTAGCTTCGCTATTGTTAGTCAATGATGCTTATGGATTTCTCCCACATCTTTTTGATCGAACGAAGCTAATATTAGAGTAATGAAGACAACTATACGCAACTCTCCTTGGTAGTTCCTtaaaatgaataataaaatataattttactctcTCTCAATTATCAATATtatcttatcttttatttttaaccCCTTATTTCATCCATCAAAACCCTAATCATGCCGATGTCATTTCATTATCAGATATCGTTCGATGTCCCTTGGAGCCAGTAGGTCATCTCGTGACGTCAAATGTTACTTGCCACTTAGACGAAGAGGAAGGCTTCGCTCGAACATTGCTCGACTCTATTTCGCTAGTTGACATAATCTGATGCCGCTTGATGCCCTTTTGATGTCGTCCAACACCACTCCATAACTCAACACAGGTGGATAAGAATATCGTTTGATGTCACTTGATGCCACTTCGCCATCCGATATTGCTTCGATGCCACAtcttttttatcaaatgaaaCTTACATTAGGATGATGAAGACAATTACGTTAGAAGCATCATattggtatttttttttttttcgtaacTCTCTTTTTATTGGTATttccttaaaaaataaatttactatCTCTTAATTACTAatatttatctttctttttttttttttttttctgtaaccCTTTATTTCATCCATGAGAACCCTAGTTGTGTCTATGCCACTTAATAGTCTGATATAGTTCGATGTCACTCAATGTCAATAGTTTGTCTCGTGACGTCGGATGCTTCTTGCCactcgaggaagaggaagactcTGTTCCAACGTTGCTCGATGCCACTCCGCTAGCTAACGCATTCTAATGCCGCTCGACACCCCCTTGACATCATGCAATGCCACTCCACAACCCGATACAAGTATATAAGGATATCCTCTGATGTCACTCTGATGCAACTCTACTATCTGACATTGCTCCGATGCCTCTTCGACAATGGAgaagaaaaataagataaaaataatatttatatttatttacagAAGCGTAtcttgaaaatattaaaatagtattgtaaatagcaagataaaaaaaaaaggttagaaaTCTCCTTATCTAGTCTATCAGCTCATTTTAACATAAACCATATTTTTTCCGTCCATTCAAAACCAtatcagaaaaagaaaagacCATGCCACTTCAAACAACATGGTTTCTTCTCACATACCATAAAACATGTATTAGTAGGTCAAGGAATTTCCAAACTGGTGAAGACGTGAAGAATCTAAATTAATGAATTGATTTGTAGTTCCAAGAAAAAATTATCATCATTCGTCTCATTAAGGATGTGTTTTTCATTTGTCAATTCTCATATCAAAAAGAGTACATTGTATACATCATTAAGATATCAAATAGTTTAGCTCGTAATTATCATTTCTTCACCGTGAAGCAGGTAATCAATTATGCAGTATCATTAGCTAGGGTGGACAAAGATCGTCCTCGTGGCCTTCTTTATCTAAAGGCTTGAGAGAAGGGAAGCACAACGACGCTGCCATCCATTGACTGGTGAATAGTttgtttcttctccttcctccaaaCTCCACCAAGCTGCCTCATAAAAGCTTCCCAATCGCAAGTCTCCACCGAGCTTTTCGGTAATGTGATTCCTTTATCAGCATGACCCCATCAAGGACGATTCCCTCGTTCACTTACGACGTCATGCAACCAAACCCATGTCTACAAGTAGGTCCCATGAGCATTAATTTGTCATGAAGCTTCTTCAATGGAGTGCTTCTTTAGGTAGCATATCGGTGATCAAAAGGAATTTTTATGCTGATCTGCACAAGCAGTCTAAGTACATCACAAGCTATGGAGATCGTCTACTTTTAGGTCATAGATAGCTTTGACAATATTGTCTGAAAACTGTGTTGAACGAATGCTGAAACAGATACTTCGTGATGCAAATTTAAGTATTTGATCGAATCGAAGTCAGAAGGGTTGATGATTGTTTGGGGACGCCCATCTGAACTTTGATATTTAATTGCCgtacttcttctttcttttatggaTTCTTTAGTTTCAGGTAAACTCACTTCTCAGCTGGCATCAACATCTGCTGTGCAGTCTTCATCCTCAATGTATAATACAATCAAACTCAAGTTTGAGTGTTTACTGATGCTCGTCTTCTAGCGCAAATTGCATTCAGACGTGAGAATCTCTCTAGACAATTGCATAGGACAATGCCTCCACATATTATGACGCATATTTTCTGTACAGATTCAAAGAAAGCAAAGAATCAATCTTCTTATAGTGAGAAATCTAAACTTTTTGTTCTCCATGCACTTTCATCACCCGTGGTCTCAAGTTATACAAGCAGAAATATTTGGACTGAAGCAGCATGCTTTATGAAGTATTGCACTCCCACAAGGTGACAAAGAGGGGCTGGAGATAAGTTGGCAATAAATCCCTAATCATGCACATGATTGCGCAGGAAGAAGACACTCACAAGTAGACATGCAGTTCTGTTTAATGGGTGATTAGCTAGCATCTACATGAATGGTGTTATTTGAAGGAAGGCTGGCTCGCTCCTTCCCCTTCCTATCCAGCTTCCATTTGCCTCCTACAGGACAAGAAGAGCTGGTGTCACTGTCCAGGTGGGGGTTATATAGTCGTGCCAGGAGCAGCTGATGGAGGTGATCAGTCCTGCGCACAATTTAGTAGGCGTACTGAGATTAATTAGTGGGATCTGTCCGCATGCCTGCGAACCAAACACATTCCATGAAGAGGAACACAGTAGGAAGTACGTGGTAAAAGTGGAAAGCTACTGAATCCTCCAAAGCTTACTGCTGCATGCAGCAGTCGTGCTTCTTCCAAAAATGTACCCTAATTTACCATAGCAATAATAAGCAGCAGTACCCTAATATTGTCCTCTTGTCGCTTAAGTATTCCGGAAGCTAAATAACACATGAAAGCTCATCGCTTGTGTTGAGCATGTCAGTGTGTGTGCCTGCTGCAGGCTGCTACGTTGAACACATGTTGAACTCTCGCAGATTTTGCAGACAGGAGAGTGCAGTAGCTCAGCATGTGGGATGAGGTTTATTTGATGTCTATGGTGCATGTATACATTCTCACAGAAAACAAATAGCATCGGGCCTTGCGGCCTCATCTCTTTCCAAGTACCAGCTGGTAAGCTCTACAGAAGGGACTGATGCTGTGACCAGATCGTGCCGTCCAAGTTATGGAGAAGCCAACGCAGGGTGGGGGAAGATGTTGGAGACGCCGCAGAGGAGAATATGGCCTTGGGCAGCTCTGACGACCATCTGCCGTATAGCCGCGATGCAGCAAAGCATAAAGTTTGATGTGAGAACATAGAGGAAGTAAAACATACATATGAAGCTGCCCAAGTGCTGTCCTGTTGAGGCCAGAGAAAGTGTTGTCCGGAGAAGCCTGGGTTGCTCAACCCCCTGCACGCACACAAGCTTGCACTGTGGGGCATTCGGAGCTGCACGCTCGCCGAGACGTGCCAAAGGAATAGGCTGATGGTACGAGAGGAGCATGAGCTGTTATCGCCTCTTTAGAAGACACACGGTCATGGTTGCAGGCAGCGTCACGACCACCGTGTACTTGATCGGCCCCAGAGGGAACAGATAACGCCATTATTCCGCATGCAGGTTTGCCCTCAAGTGGTTAGGTTTGCTACTGCTCGCCATCAACACCTCTCCTCACCTGCCCCCGTCAGCTTGTAACACAGTTCTATCTATGATAGCTTCAA
This DNA window, taken from Musa acuminata AAA Group cultivar baxijiao chromosome BXJ3-7, Cavendish_Baxijiao_AAA, whole genome shotgun sequence, encodes the following:
- the LOC135643150 gene encoding protein G1-like7 — protein: MDSASAGPSAGVGGERSSSGGLGDAGPPRAATTPSRYESQKRRDWNTFLQYLRNHKPPLALARCSGAHVIEFLRYLDQFGKTKVHAPGCAFYGHPSPPGPCACPLRQAWGSLDALIGRLRAAYEESGGTPETNPFAARAVRIYLRDVRESQAKARGIPYEKKKRKRVPPAAGQPHPAGESSSSTALSGGSCGSGAGEGSGPPPRGSSSS